One stretch of Akkermansia massiliensis DNA includes these proteins:
- the argH gene encoding argininosuccinate lyase — MWKGRFSKPTADLVQRYGESVSYDWRLFRQDIAGSIAHARAQLKAGLLSQEEFSAIESGLKDILKDIEAGSFTWSRELEDVHMNIESELTRRIGAPGAKLHTARSRNDQVATDTRLYCRAEIDEILEKVRHLQRALVMKAKEYADAMMPGYTHLQRAQPVTMGHHLLAYVEMLNRDADRLTDCRRRLNVSPLGSGAIAGSTICLDRHGIAAELGFDAVTENSMDAIADRDYIMETLFDLAVIGAHLSRMSEDVILWCTAEFGFATLSDAHTTGSSLMPQKKNPDVAELTRGKTGRLYGNLTAVMVAVKGLPLTYNRDLQEDKEPLFDSIDTIKLALDVNAEMMAAMTVNTARALEAASDPMLLATDLADYLVRRGVPFRKAHELVGKAVAMSISTGTPLNQLSDEQFASISDAYGTDARDVFELTKAFAQRTNPGAPNSGNTRRRIAYWEDILSK; from the coding sequence ATGTGGAAAGGCAGATTTTCTAAACCCACCGCTGATCTGGTACAACGCTACGGCGAATCCGTCTCCTATGACTGGAGGCTCTTCCGCCAGGACATTGCCGGATCCATCGCCCATGCGCGGGCACAGCTCAAGGCAGGGCTGCTTTCGCAGGAGGAATTCAGCGCCATTGAATCCGGCCTGAAGGATATCCTGAAGGACATAGAGGCAGGCAGCTTCACCTGGAGCCGTGAGCTGGAAGACGTGCACATGAACATTGAAAGCGAGCTGACCCGCCGCATCGGCGCGCCGGGAGCCAAGCTGCATACGGCACGCTCCCGCAACGACCAGGTGGCCACGGATACGCGGCTTTACTGCCGCGCGGAGATTGATGAAATCCTGGAAAAAGTGCGCCACCTCCAACGGGCCCTGGTTATGAAGGCGAAGGAATACGCGGACGCCATGATGCCGGGGTACACCCACCTGCAGCGCGCCCAGCCCGTCACGATGGGCCACCATTTGCTGGCTTACGTGGAAATGCTGAACCGGGACGCAGACCGCCTCACGGACTGCCGCAGGCGCCTGAACGTTTCCCCGCTGGGTTCCGGAGCCATCGCCGGTTCCACCATCTGCCTGGACCGCCACGGAATTGCCGCGGAACTGGGCTTTGACGCCGTAACGGAGAATTCCATGGATGCGATTGCGGACCGGGATTACATCATGGAAACCCTCTTTGACCTGGCCGTGATCGGCGCGCACCTTTCCCGCATGAGCGAGGACGTCATCCTGTGGTGCACGGCGGAATTCGGCTTTGCCACCCTTTCTGACGCCCATACGACGGGCTCCTCCCTGATGCCCCAGAAAAAGAATCCGGACGTGGCGGAACTGACCCGCGGCAAGACGGGACGCCTGTACGGCAACCTTACCGCCGTGATGGTGGCCGTCAAGGGGCTGCCCCTGACCTACAACCGCGATCTCCAGGAAGACAAGGAACCCCTCTTCGATTCCATTGACACGATCAAGCTGGCCCTGGACGTCAACGCGGAGATGATGGCCGCCATGACGGTCAACACGGCCCGAGCCCTGGAAGCGGCTTCCGATCCCATGCTGCTGGCTACGGACCTGGCGGACTACCTGGTTCGCCGCGGCGTTCCCTTCCGGAAGGCTCACGAACTGGTTGGAAAAGCCGTCGCCATGAGCATTTCCACGGGTACGCCCCTCAACCAGTTGAGCGACGAACAGTTCGCCTCCATTTCAGACGCGTACGGAACGGACGCGCGCGACGTATTTGAATTGACAAAAGCCTTCGCCCAGCGTACCAACCCGGGGGCTCCCAATTCCGGGAACACCCGCCGCCGCATCGCCTACTGGGAAGACATTCTTTCCAAATAA
- a CDS encoding permease — MIQDFADWLVYGVLEFTPHTRLGEAVNFFVYDTVKILFLLYAISLFMGVVNAYFPVERIRVFLTTKKLYGFQYFFAALFGAVTPFCSCSSIPLFIGFVKGGIPLGVTFAFLITSPLVNEVAIALFLGAFGVKITVIYAVSGILLGMMGGAVLERFRLERYLSPWIRGLLVQSGEESGAWERKGTPFRKRWAVIMHDAWEIVKGVALYVVIGIAMGAAVHGYVPEGFFEASMSREHWWAVPVAVICAVPMYANAAAIVPVIQVFVAKGVPIGTAIAFMMATVGLSVPEAALLKKVMTWKLIWIFFGTVTAFIILSGYVFNILIAP; from the coding sequence ATGATTCAGGATTTTGCTGACTGGCTGGTTTACGGGGTGTTGGAGTTCACACCCCATACCCGTCTGGGGGAGGCGGTCAACTTCTTCGTGTACGACACGGTGAAGATCCTCTTCCTGCTGTACGCGATCAGTCTTTTCATGGGCGTGGTGAACGCCTATTTCCCGGTGGAACGCATCCGCGTGTTTTTGACGACAAAGAAGCTCTACGGGTTTCAGTATTTTTTCGCCGCCCTGTTCGGGGCGGTCACGCCGTTCTGTTCATGTTCCTCCATTCCCCTGTTTATCGGCTTTGTGAAAGGAGGGATTCCGCTGGGCGTGACGTTTGCCTTCCTGATCACATCGCCTCTGGTGAATGAGGTTGCCATCGCCCTGTTCCTGGGGGCGTTCGGGGTCAAGATCACGGTGATTTATGCGGTCTCCGGCATTTTGCTGGGGATGATGGGAGGGGCTGTGCTGGAGAGGTTCAGGCTGGAACGCTATCTGTCCCCCTGGATACGGGGGCTGCTTGTCCAGTCCGGGGAGGAAAGCGGCGCGTGGGAGCGGAAGGGGACGCCGTTCCGGAAGAGATGGGCCGTCATCATGCATGATGCGTGGGAAATCGTAAAGGGAGTGGCGCTGTATGTGGTGATCGGCATCGCTATGGGAGCGGCGGTGCACGGCTATGTGCCGGAGGGATTTTTTGAAGCGTCCATGAGCCGGGAGCATTGGTGGGCGGTGCCGGTTGCGGTAATTTGCGCGGTTCCGATGTATGCGAATGCGGCGGCGATAGTTCCGGTGATCCAGGTGTTTGTGGCGAAAGGCGTTCCGATCGGCACGGCGATAGCGTTCATGATGGCGACGGTAGGGCTTTCCGTGCCGGAGGCGGCCCTTCTGAAGAAGGTGATGACCTGGAAGCTGATCTGGATTTTCTTCGGAACAGTGACGGCGTTTATCATTCTGTCCGGATACGTGTTCAATATATTGATTGCTCCATAA
- a CDS encoding SWIM zinc finger family protein codes for MDDEKPLKRADLRKRAEEKAAELAAEGMELHPVTASGRNLAKKFWGKEWMKSLAACEVYGMRLAPGRTYLRYGCVLDVKAAPGRIDALVMGEHLYEVRVHAAPPDEEALARLRARCAGHIGSWIDLLKGNLSPELLEILCDPEGGLFPAPEEWRFSCSCPDWADLCKHASAVLYAFGVMLDEQPELLFTLRGMDASVLIPKAPEAVPGGEDALDKDAGSLSDMFGIRLD; via the coding sequence ATGGATGATGAAAAGCCCCTGAAACGGGCGGATTTGCGGAAACGCGCGGAGGAGAAGGCGGCGGAACTGGCCGCGGAGGGGATGGAGCTGCATCCCGTGACGGCTTCCGGGCGAAATCTGGCGAAAAAGTTCTGGGGAAAGGAATGGATGAAGAGCCTGGCCGCGTGCGAGGTGTACGGCATGCGGCTGGCCCCCGGGCGTACTTATTTGCGCTATGGCTGCGTTCTGGACGTGAAAGCGGCTCCCGGCCGCATTGACGCGCTGGTGATGGGGGAGCATTTGTATGAGGTCCGCGTGCATGCCGCCCCTCCGGATGAAGAGGCGCTTGCCCGGTTGCGTGCGCGGTGCGCCGGGCATATCGGTTCCTGGATTGACTTGCTGAAGGGGAACCTTTCCCCGGAGCTGCTGGAAATCCTGTGCGATCCGGAGGGCGGCCTGTTCCCTGCGCCGGAAGAGTGGCGTTTTTCCTGTTCCTGCCCGGACTGGGCGGATTTGTGCAAGCATGCGTCCGCGGTCCTGTACGCCTTCGGCGTGATGCTGGACGAACAGCCGGAACTGCTGTTCACCCTGCGCGGAATGGACGCCTCCGTCCTGATTCCGAAGGCTCCGGAAGCCGTTCCCGGAGGAGAAGACGCGCTGGACAAGGATGCCGGGTCCCTGTCGGACATGTTCGGCATCAGGCTGGATTGA
- a CDS encoding ArsR/SmtB family transcription factor, which yields MSDCSCTSSSRPVHSVKELEPLAGVFKALGHPVRLMIVEMLLDGERCVCELQKDSGRDMSTVSSHLNVLKNSRIVSCEQRGKNVYYSLCCPCLSSVLSCLQESPALKG from the coding sequence ATGTCCGATTGCTCCTGCACCTCTTCATCCCGTCCGGTTCACTCCGTCAAGGAGCTGGAACCTCTTGCCGGTGTTTTCAAGGCGCTGGGGCATCCCGTGCGCCTCATGATTGTGGAGATGCTTCTGGATGGAGAACGCTGCGTCTGCGAACTGCAGAAGGATTCCGGACGTGACATGTCTACCGTTTCCAGCCATTTGAACGTGTTGAAGAACAGCCGGATAGTGTCCTGTGAGCAGCGGGGGAAAAATGTGTATTATTCCCTGTGCTGCCCCTGCCTCAGCAGCGTGCTGTCGTGTTTGCAGGAAAGCCCGGCGTTAAAGGGGTAA
- the eno gene encoding phosphopyruvate hydratase, with amino-acid sequence MKEMRIAKITGREILDSRGNPTIEADVYLEGGATGTAGVPSGASTGEHEAWELRDGDTARYQGKGVTKAVDNIRNVIAPALIGLEATEQTTADALMSSLDGTFNKAKLGANAILGVSLALAKAAAAQLQQPLYRYLGGPNAKVLPVPMMNIINGGAHSDAPIDFQEFMIVPSGAPTFREALRYGAEVFHALKSVLHSRGLSTAVGDEGGFAPRLNSAEDALDCIAQAVDKAGYRFGEDISIALDVASSEFYDPESGLYVFKKSDGSRRTAAELTDYYVELKKKYPIVSIEDGCAENDWDGWKILTEKLGKSTQLVGDDLFVTNVEFLRKGIHLGVGNSILVKVNQIGSLTETLDAVELAMGNRYTAVISHRSGETEDATIADIAVGTNAGQIKTGSLSRSDRMAKYNRLLRIEEELGESARYGNGFGLF; translated from the coding sequence ATGAAAGAAATGCGCATCGCAAAAATAACAGGGCGTGAAATTCTGGATTCACGCGGCAACCCCACCATTGAGGCGGACGTTTATCTGGAAGGCGGAGCCACAGGCACGGCGGGCGTCCCCAGCGGAGCTTCCACCGGGGAACATGAAGCCTGGGAACTCAGGGACGGCGACACGGCCCGCTACCAGGGCAAAGGCGTCACCAAAGCTGTGGACAATATCCGCAACGTCATCGCCCCGGCCCTGATCGGCCTGGAAGCGACGGAACAAACCACGGCGGACGCCCTCATGAGCTCCCTGGACGGCACCTTCAACAAGGCCAAACTGGGAGCCAACGCCATTCTGGGCGTTTCCCTGGCGCTTGCCAAGGCGGCGGCGGCCCAGCTGCAACAGCCCCTGTACCGCTACCTGGGCGGTCCGAACGCCAAGGTTCTGCCCGTCCCCATGATGAACATCATCAATGGGGGCGCCCACTCCGACGCGCCCATCGACTTCCAGGAATTCATGATCGTTCCGTCCGGCGCGCCTACTTTCCGGGAAGCCCTGCGCTATGGCGCGGAAGTCTTCCATGCCCTGAAATCCGTCCTGCACAGCCGCGGCCTTTCCACCGCCGTGGGTGATGAAGGCGGCTTCGCCCCCAGGCTGAACTCCGCGGAAGACGCGCTGGACTGCATCGCCCAGGCCGTGGACAAGGCCGGCTACCGGTTCGGGGAGGATATTTCCATTGCCCTGGACGTGGCTTCCTCCGAATTCTACGATCCGGAATCCGGACTGTACGTTTTCAAGAAGTCCGACGGCAGCCGCAGAACCGCCGCGGAACTGACGGATTACTACGTGGAACTGAAGAAGAAATACCCCATCGTCTCCATTGAGGACGGCTGTGCGGAAAACGACTGGGACGGCTGGAAAATCCTGACGGAAAAACTGGGCAAAAGCACCCAGCTCGTCGGGGACGACCTCTTCGTCACCAACGTTGAATTCCTCAGAAAAGGCATTCATCTGGGCGTGGGCAACTCCATTCTGGTGAAGGTAAACCAGATCGGCTCCCTGACGGAGACGCTGGATGCCGTGGAGCTGGCCATGGGCAACCGCTACACCGCCGTTATTTCCCACCGCTCCGGGGAAACGGAAGACGCCACCATCGCGGACATCGCCGTGGGGACCAACGCCGGCCAGATCAAGACCGGCTCCCTGAGCCGTTCCGACCGCATGGCCAAATACAACCGCCTTCTCCGGATTGAGGAGGAACTGGGGGAATCCGCCCGCTACGGCAACGGATTCGGCCTGTTCTGA
- a CDS encoding deoxyribonuclease IV → MLYIGCHLSSAKGYEAMGRVALSIGANTFQFFSRNPRGSKAKAIDEPDIARFLKLAEDNGFSTLLAHAPYTLNPCSADPKVTRFAAQVLREDLELMEHLPGNLYNFHPGSHVGQGVEKGIELVADQLNGVLAPDQKTTVLLETMSGKGSELGKTFEELAAIIERVDLKEKLGVCLDTCHVYSAGYDIVNSLDAVLEQFDSVLGLERLHAIHLNDSMTPFSSFKDHHETIGKGSLGEQAFINIINHPSLREVPFFLETPRDDAGHGEEIAWLKEHYRG, encoded by the coding sequence ATGCTGTACATCGGATGCCACCTCTCCTCCGCAAAAGGTTACGAAGCCATGGGCAGGGTTGCCCTTTCCATCGGCGCCAACACCTTCCAGTTCTTTTCCCGCAACCCGCGCGGAAGCAAGGCCAAGGCCATTGACGAACCGGACATTGCCCGTTTTCTGAAGCTGGCGGAAGACAACGGCTTCAGCACGCTGCTGGCGCACGCCCCTTATACGCTGAACCCCTGCTCCGCTGACCCCAAAGTCACCCGCTTTGCGGCCCAGGTGCTGAGGGAAGACCTGGAGCTCATGGAGCATCTGCCGGGCAACCTTTACAACTTCCATCCCGGCAGCCACGTGGGACAGGGAGTGGAAAAAGGCATTGAACTGGTGGCGGACCAACTGAACGGCGTGCTTGCTCCGGACCAAAAAACCACCGTTCTGCTGGAAACCATGTCCGGCAAGGGAAGCGAGCTCGGCAAGACCTTTGAAGAACTGGCCGCCATCATTGAGCGCGTGGACCTGAAAGAAAAGCTGGGCGTCTGCCTGGACACCTGCCACGTTTATTCCGCCGGGTACGACATTGTCAACAGCCTGGACGCCGTGCTGGAACAGTTCGACTCCGTGCTGGGCCTGGAACGCCTGCACGCCATCCACCTGAACGACAGCATGACGCCTTTCTCCTCCTTCAAGGACCACCATGAAACCATCGGCAAGGGGAGCCTGGGAGAACAGGCCTTCATCAACATCATCAACCATCCTTCCCTCCGGGAAGTGCCCTTTTTCCTGGAAACGCCCCGGGACGACGCCGGGCACGGCGAGGAAATAGCCTGGCTGAAAGAACATTACCGCGGCTGA
- a CDS encoding MTH895/ArsE family thioredoxin-like protein yields MKRIVIYGPGCAKCTALAQVTEQVMRELCLEPLPEKVTDAAQLAAAGVLETPALEVDGRILVSGTVPSRDEIRRMLQKALQADSPEKGCCSGRPEDSRAVKGNLPHPEAGSCGCGGGGCCGSASFKRKGGWKRAAVWAAALLILLAVVKMMNHRERSGGGEPPRPSVSAER; encoded by the coding sequence ATGAAGAGGATAGTAATTTACGGACCGGGGTGCGCCAAATGTACGGCATTGGCGCAGGTGACGGAGCAGGTCATGCGGGAACTCTGTCTGGAACCGCTTCCGGAAAAGGTGACGGATGCCGCGCAACTTGCCGCCGCCGGAGTGCTGGAAACCCCGGCTCTTGAGGTGGACGGCAGGATTCTTGTTTCCGGCACGGTACCCTCCCGGGATGAAATCAGGAGGATGCTCCAAAAAGCGCTTCAAGCGGATTCTCCGGAGAAGGGTTGCTGTAGCGGAAGGCCGGAGGATTCAAGGGCAGTAAAGGGGAATCTTCCCCATCCGGAGGCAGGTTCCTGCGGGTGCGGAGGAGGGGGCTGCTGCGGCAGCGCTTCCTTCAAGCGAAAGGGCGGATGGAAAAGGGCTGCCGTCTGGGCTGCGGCGCTGCTCATTCTGCTGGCGGTGGTTAAGATGATGAATCACCGGGAACGTTCCGGGGGCGGGGAACCTCCCCGCCCGTCTGTTTCCGCAGAGCGGTAG